A genomic segment from Dermacentor silvarum isolate Dsil-2018 chromosome 11, BIME_Dsil_1.4, whole genome shotgun sequence encodes:
- the LOC119433417 gene encoding inactive selenide, water dikinase-like protein, giving the protein MDSSVVPLGDSGFSLVQTIDYFYPSVDDPYIAGKIACANVLSDLYALGVTRCDNMLMVMAVSTKLTEKQRDIVVPLLIKGIKDLAEEAGTRVTGGQTVLNPWPMIGGVASAVCRESEIISPDNAQAGDVLVLTKPLGTQVAVNAHQWLEKPERRAQLDKAGITEEDVRRVYFRAMDCMARLNLTGAQLMHKHGCHGATDVTGFGLLGHAQNLVQVQQCSVGFVIHTLPIIAKVPALLAATGTSFKLMQGYSAETSGGLLMCLPKENAQAYCAEIEQLEGYPAWIIGDVVEGERVARLTDSLRVIEVPSTDRESELW; this is encoded by the exons ATGGACTCCAGTGTTGTCCCTCTTGGAGACTCTGGGTTTTCCTTGGTTCAAACTATAGACTACTTCTATCCATCTGTTGACGATCCTTATATAGCT GGCAAGATAGCATGCGCCAATGTGCTCTCTGACCTCTATGCTCTCGGAGTGACTCGGTGTGACAACATGCTGATGGTGATGGCTGTGAGCACCAAGCTTACTGAAAAACAGAGGGACATTGTTGTACCCCTCCTCATCAAGGGAATCAAG gACTTGGCTGAAGAAGCGGGCACTAGAGTCACAGGAGGCCAGACAGTGCTCAACCCCTGGCCCATGATTGGTGGTGTGGCATCAGCAGTCTGCAGAGAGTCTGAGATTATCTC GCCAGACAATGCTCAAGCAGGAGATGTGCTGGTGTTGACCAAACCTTTGGGCACCCAGGTGGCTGTGAATGCTCATCAGTGGCTTGAGAAGCCAGAGCGTCGCGCTCAACTAGATAAGGCTGGCATCACCGAAGAAGATGTTCGGAGAGTATATTTTCGAGCAATGGACTGCATGGCACGCCTCAATCTTACTG GGGCACAGCTGATGCACAAACATGGGTGCCATGGGGCCACGGACGTGACTGGCTTTGGGTTGCTTGGCCACGCACAAAACTTGGTCCAAGTGCAGCAGTGTTCAGTGGGCTTCGTGATCCACACATTGCCGATCATCGCCAAGGTCCCTGCCCTGCTGGCCGCCACAGGCACCTCATTCAAGCTCATGCAGGGATACTCGGCCGAGACCTCAG GTGGACTACTTATGTGCCTACCAAAAGAGAACGCTCAAGCATACTGTGCAGAAATCGAGCAACTCGAGGGTTATCCAGCTTGGATCATCGGCGATGTCGTTGAAGGGGAACGAGTGGCAAGGCTGACGGACTCCCTACGCGTGATTGAAGTGCCTTCTACTGACAGAGAATCTGAGCTGTGGTAA
- the LOC119432719 gene encoding uncharacterized protein LOC119432719 isoform X4, with product MTEPTVIVRAGRTARCTDVRKTRSPVIATQPPPTERRSQRPREDDVVVTVAEEQEARNEAGPEGVPETTVAATAAPSLSAPVPQQQQRRVRKQATRIAHRLRQQHERREAALPRVVEAGFADRPPPGESSASAPGFTWVLSSLAGAFVTVSVLIGVVGFFVVNIPGDEHRLETVGGTDRDRTQPSDSGWSAAAGRDGVRTSVVCYWNSSSLLRAAPKDYDLGKLCAHCCTHLVYMTAQLNPDGQQLRFPEDDTGLKSVRDMDALKTSHPQLKLVLSLRLEGSGVHNLTVGAEAPSMRIQLAERVGHWLSEFNFDGIEIDWDRLPVDLKPIYVDFVRAMRIEMKKVRLLTLVSVHMKWGPSYDVEALHGLSDLLIVHAYSKEDAPKTAVPPIIFKEDLICLEFSSDLWVSLYDKEADCKIAVNRDKGQWIGYDNKATILNKVLFAKRMRMGGIAVVTVDMDDYNGDCGQRNVLLGQLHNALNELDRPIKRLSANLSLPPQAPTTGAAGSSKGTTVNA from the exons ATGACGGAGCCAACAGTGATCGTCCGCGCGGGCCGCACCGCCCGCTGCACCGACGTCCGCAAGACCCGGTCGCCGGTCATCGCCACGCAGCCGCCGCCTACGGAGCGCCGAAGCCAACGTCCGAG AGAAGATGACGTCGTCGTCACTGTAGCCGAAGAACAGGAGGCCCGGAACGAGGCCGGTCCTGAGGGCGTCCCCGAGACAACCGTCGCAGCGACGGCAGCGCCTTCTCTTTCCGCTCCCGttccgcagcagcagcaacgcagGGTGCGCAAGCAGGCAACGCGCATCGCCCACCGCCTACGGCAGCAACATGAACGCCGAGAAGCG GCGCTTCCCCGCGTCGTCGAAGCGGGTTTCGCTGACCGACCCCCGCCCGGCGAGTCTTCTGCGAGTGCCCCGGGATTCACGTGGGTGCTGTCCTCGCTGGCCGGTGCCTTCGTAACTGTCTCCGTCCTCATCGGCGTGGTTGGCTTCTTCGTCGTCAACATTC CCGGTGATGAACACCGCCTCGAGACTGTTG GTGGAACGGACCGCGACCGCACGCAGCCATCAG ACTCGGGCTGGTCAGCAGCGGCCGGCAGGGACGGCGTCCGCACGTCGGTTGTGTGCTACTGGAACTCCTCCAGCCTGCTGCGGGCAGCGCCCAAGGACTACGACCTGGGAAAGCTGTGCGCCCACTGCTGCACCCACCTCGTCTACATGACCGCCCAGCTGAACCCCGACGGACAGCAGCTGCGGTTCCCCGAAGACGACACCG GGCTCAAGTCGGTGCGCGACATGGACGCGTTGAAGACGAGCCACCCGCAGTTGAAGCTCGTGCTCTCCCTGCGGTTGGAGGGATCTGGGGTGCACAACCTAACCGTCGGCGCTGAGGCGCCGTCCATGCGCATCCAGCTCGCCGAACGCGTGGGCCACTGGCTGTCCGAGTTCAACTTCGACGGCATCGAGATCGACTGGGACCGGCTGCCGGTTGACCTCAAACCCATCTACGTGGACTTCGTCAGG GCGATGCGTATCGAGATGAAGAAGGTCCGCCTGCTGACCCTAGTCAGCGTCCACATGAAGTGGGGGCCTTCGTACGACGTGGAAGCCCTTCACGG CTTGAGCGACCTGCTGATCGTGCACGCGTACTCCAAGGAGGACGCCCCCAAGACCGCCGTACCGCCGATCATCTTCAAGGAAGACCTG ATCTGCCTGGAGTTCAGCTCCGACCTGTGGGTTTCGCTGTACGACAAGGAAGCTGACTGCAAGATCGCCGTCAACAGGGACAAGGGGCAGTGGATCGGATACGACAACAAGGCCACCATTCTCAACAAG GTGCTGTTCGCCAAGCGCATGCGCATGGGCGGCATCGCCGTGGTGACCGTCGACATGGACGATTACAACGGCGACTGCGGTCAGCGCAATGTGCTGCTCGGTCAGCTGCACAACGCACTCAATGAACTTGACCGGCCAATCAAGCGGCTATCGGCCAATCTCAGCTTGCCCCCGCAAGCGCCGACCACTGGTGCCGCCGGGTCCAGCAAGGGGACCACGGTGAACGCCTGA
- the LOC119432719 gene encoding chitinase-3-like protein 1 isoform X2, whose amino-acid sequence MTEPTVIVRAGRTARCTDVRKTRSPVIATQPPPTERRSQRPREDDVVVTVAEEQEARNEAGPEGVPETTVAATAAPSLSAPVPQQQQRRVRKQATRIAHRLRQQHERREAALPRVVEAGFADRPPPGESSASAPGFTWVLSSLAGAFVTVSVLIGVVGFFVVNIPGDEHRLETVDSGWSAAAGRDGVRTSVVCYWNSSSLLRAAPKDYDLGKLCAHCCTHLVYMTAQLNPDGQQLRFPEDDTGLKSVRDMDALKTSHPQLKLVLSLRLEGSGVHNLTVGAEAPSMRIQLAERVGHWLSEFNFDGIEIDWDRLPVDLKPIYVDFVRAMRIEMKKVRLLTLVSVHMKWGPSYDVEALHGLSDLLIVHAYSKEDAPKTAVPPIIFKEDLVEACEAFLGDLRSRQRVALALPLFGYAYRLRNSARYELRAAVRGPAPPGPYTDERGLLAYFEICLEFSSDLWVSLYDKEADCKIAVNRDKGQWIGYDNKATILNKVLFAKRMRMGGIAVVTVDMDDYNGDCGQRNVLLGQLHNALNELDRPIKRLSANLSLPPQAPTTGAAGSSKGTTVNA is encoded by the exons ATGACGGAGCCAACAGTGATCGTCCGCGCGGGCCGCACCGCCCGCTGCACCGACGTCCGCAAGACCCGGTCGCCGGTCATCGCCACGCAGCCGCCGCCTACGGAGCGCCGAAGCCAACGTCCGAG AGAAGATGACGTCGTCGTCACTGTAGCCGAAGAACAGGAGGCCCGGAACGAGGCCGGTCCTGAGGGCGTCCCCGAGACAACCGTCGCAGCGACGGCAGCGCCTTCTCTTTCCGCTCCCGttccgcagcagcagcaacgcagGGTGCGCAAGCAGGCAACGCGCATCGCCCACCGCCTACGGCAGCAACATGAACGCCGAGAAGCG GCGCTTCCCCGCGTCGTCGAAGCGGGTTTCGCTGACCGACCCCCGCCCGGCGAGTCTTCTGCGAGTGCCCCGGGATTCACGTGGGTGCTGTCCTCGCTGGCCGGTGCCTTCGTAACTGTCTCCGTCCTCATCGGCGTGGTTGGCTTCTTCGTCGTCAACATTC CCGGTGATGAACACCGCCTCGAGACTGTTG ACTCGGGCTGGTCAGCAGCGGCCGGCAGGGACGGCGTCCGCACGTCGGTTGTGTGCTACTGGAACTCCTCCAGCCTGCTGCGGGCAGCGCCCAAGGACTACGACCTGGGAAAGCTGTGCGCCCACTGCTGCACCCACCTCGTCTACATGACCGCCCAGCTGAACCCCGACGGACAGCAGCTGCGGTTCCCCGAAGACGACACCG GGCTCAAGTCGGTGCGCGACATGGACGCGTTGAAGACGAGCCACCCGCAGTTGAAGCTCGTGCTCTCCCTGCGGTTGGAGGGATCTGGGGTGCACAACCTAACCGTCGGCGCTGAGGCGCCGTCCATGCGCATCCAGCTCGCCGAACGCGTGGGCCACTGGCTGTCCGAGTTCAACTTCGACGGCATCGAGATCGACTGGGACCGGCTGCCGGTTGACCTCAAACCCATCTACGTGGACTTCGTCAGG GCGATGCGTATCGAGATGAAGAAGGTCCGCCTGCTGACCCTAGTCAGCGTCCACATGAAGTGGGGGCCTTCGTACGACGTGGAAGCCCTTCACGG CTTGAGCGACCTGCTGATCGTGCACGCGTACTCCAAGGAGGACGCCCCCAAGACCGCCGTACCGCCGATCATCTTCAAGGAAGACCTG GTGGAGGCGTGCGAGGCGTTTCTGGGAGACCTACGGTCGCGACAACGGGTGGCCCTGGCGTTGCCCCTGTTCGGTTACGCCTACAGGCTACGAAATAGCGCGCGGTACGAGCTGCGCGCCGCAGTCCGGGGTCCAGCACCTCCGGGACCGTACACCGACGAGCGGGGGCTACTCGCCTATTTCGAG ATCTGCCTGGAGTTCAGCTCCGACCTGTGGGTTTCGCTGTACGACAAGGAAGCTGACTGCAAGATCGCCGTCAACAGGGACAAGGGGCAGTGGATCGGATACGACAACAAGGCCACCATTCTCAACAAG GTGCTGTTCGCCAAGCGCATGCGCATGGGCGGCATCGCCGTGGTGACCGTCGACATGGACGATTACAACGGCGACTGCGGTCAGCGCAATGTGCTGCTCGGTCAGCTGCACAACGCACTCAATGAACTTGACCGGCCAATCAAGCGGCTATCGGCCAATCTCAGCTTGCCCCCGCAAGCGCCGACCACTGGTGCCGCCGGGTCCAGCAAGGGGACCACGGTGAACGCCTGA
- the LOC119432719 gene encoding chitinase-3-like protein 1 isoform X1, with protein MTEPTVIVRAGRTARCTDVRKTRSPVIATQPPPTERRSQRPREDDVVVTVAEEQEARNEAGPEGVPETTVAATAAPSLSAPVPQQQQRRVRKQATRIAHRLRQQHERREAALPRVVEAGFADRPPPGESSASAPGFTWVLSSLAGAFVTVSVLIGVVGFFVVNIPGDEHRLETVGGTDRDRTQPSDSGWSAAAGRDGVRTSVVCYWNSSSLLRAAPKDYDLGKLCAHCCTHLVYMTAQLNPDGQQLRFPEDDTGLKSVRDMDALKTSHPQLKLVLSLRLEGSGVHNLTVGAEAPSMRIQLAERVGHWLSEFNFDGIEIDWDRLPVDLKPIYVDFVRAMRIEMKKVRLLTLVSVHMKWGPSYDVEALHGLSDLLIVHAYSKEDAPKTAVPPIIFKEDLVEACEAFLGDLRSRQRVALALPLFGYAYRLRNSARYELRAAVRGPAPPGPYTDERGLLAYFEICLEFSSDLWVSLYDKEADCKIAVNRDKGQWIGYDNKATILNKVLFAKRMRMGGIAVVTVDMDDYNGDCGQRNVLLGQLHNALNELDRPIKRLSANLSLPPQAPTTGAAGSSKGTTVNA; from the exons ATGACGGAGCCAACAGTGATCGTCCGCGCGGGCCGCACCGCCCGCTGCACCGACGTCCGCAAGACCCGGTCGCCGGTCATCGCCACGCAGCCGCCGCCTACGGAGCGCCGAAGCCAACGTCCGAG AGAAGATGACGTCGTCGTCACTGTAGCCGAAGAACAGGAGGCCCGGAACGAGGCCGGTCCTGAGGGCGTCCCCGAGACAACCGTCGCAGCGACGGCAGCGCCTTCTCTTTCCGCTCCCGttccgcagcagcagcaacgcagGGTGCGCAAGCAGGCAACGCGCATCGCCCACCGCCTACGGCAGCAACATGAACGCCGAGAAGCG GCGCTTCCCCGCGTCGTCGAAGCGGGTTTCGCTGACCGACCCCCGCCCGGCGAGTCTTCTGCGAGTGCCCCGGGATTCACGTGGGTGCTGTCCTCGCTGGCCGGTGCCTTCGTAACTGTCTCCGTCCTCATCGGCGTGGTTGGCTTCTTCGTCGTCAACATTC CCGGTGATGAACACCGCCTCGAGACTGTTG GTGGAACGGACCGCGACCGCACGCAGCCATCAG ACTCGGGCTGGTCAGCAGCGGCCGGCAGGGACGGCGTCCGCACGTCGGTTGTGTGCTACTGGAACTCCTCCAGCCTGCTGCGGGCAGCGCCCAAGGACTACGACCTGGGAAAGCTGTGCGCCCACTGCTGCACCCACCTCGTCTACATGACCGCCCAGCTGAACCCCGACGGACAGCAGCTGCGGTTCCCCGAAGACGACACCG GGCTCAAGTCGGTGCGCGACATGGACGCGTTGAAGACGAGCCACCCGCAGTTGAAGCTCGTGCTCTCCCTGCGGTTGGAGGGATCTGGGGTGCACAACCTAACCGTCGGCGCTGAGGCGCCGTCCATGCGCATCCAGCTCGCCGAACGCGTGGGCCACTGGCTGTCCGAGTTCAACTTCGACGGCATCGAGATCGACTGGGACCGGCTGCCGGTTGACCTCAAACCCATCTACGTGGACTTCGTCAGG GCGATGCGTATCGAGATGAAGAAGGTCCGCCTGCTGACCCTAGTCAGCGTCCACATGAAGTGGGGGCCTTCGTACGACGTGGAAGCCCTTCACGG CTTGAGCGACCTGCTGATCGTGCACGCGTACTCCAAGGAGGACGCCCCCAAGACCGCCGTACCGCCGATCATCTTCAAGGAAGACCTG GTGGAGGCGTGCGAGGCGTTTCTGGGAGACCTACGGTCGCGACAACGGGTGGCCCTGGCGTTGCCCCTGTTCGGTTACGCCTACAGGCTACGAAATAGCGCGCGGTACGAGCTGCGCGCCGCAGTCCGGGGTCCAGCACCTCCGGGACCGTACACCGACGAGCGGGGGCTACTCGCCTATTTCGAG ATCTGCCTGGAGTTCAGCTCCGACCTGTGGGTTTCGCTGTACGACAAGGAAGCTGACTGCAAGATCGCCGTCAACAGGGACAAGGGGCAGTGGATCGGATACGACAACAAGGCCACCATTCTCAACAAG GTGCTGTTCGCCAAGCGCATGCGCATGGGCGGCATCGCCGTGGTGACCGTCGACATGGACGATTACAACGGCGACTGCGGTCAGCGCAATGTGCTGCTCGGTCAGCTGCACAACGCACTCAATGAACTTGACCGGCCAATCAAGCGGCTATCGGCCAATCTCAGCTTGCCCCCGCAAGCGCCGACCACTGGTGCCGCCGGGTCCAGCAAGGGGACCACGGTGAACGCCTGA
- the LOC119432719 gene encoding chitinase-3-like protein 1 isoform X3: MTEPTVIVRAGRTARCTDVRKTRSPVIATQPPPTERRSQRPREDDVVVTVAEEQEARNEAGPEGVPETTVAATAAPSLSAPVPQQQQRRVRKQATRIAHRLRQQHERREAALPRVVEAGFADRPPPGESSASAPGFTWVLSSLAGAFVTVSVLIGVVGFFVVNIHSGWSAAAGRDGVRTSVVCYWNSSSLLRAAPKDYDLGKLCAHCCTHLVYMTAQLNPDGQQLRFPEDDTGLKSVRDMDALKTSHPQLKLVLSLRLEGSGVHNLTVGAEAPSMRIQLAERVGHWLSEFNFDGIEIDWDRLPVDLKPIYVDFVRAMRIEMKKVRLLTLVSVHMKWGPSYDVEALHGLSDLLIVHAYSKEDAPKTAVPPIIFKEDLVEACEAFLGDLRSRQRVALALPLFGYAYRLRNSARYELRAAVRGPAPPGPYTDERGLLAYFEICLEFSSDLWVSLYDKEADCKIAVNRDKGQWIGYDNKATILNKVLFAKRMRMGGIAVVTVDMDDYNGDCGQRNVLLGQLHNALNELDRPIKRLSANLSLPPQAPTTGAAGSSKGTTVNA; this comes from the exons ATGACGGAGCCAACAGTGATCGTCCGCGCGGGCCGCACCGCCCGCTGCACCGACGTCCGCAAGACCCGGTCGCCGGTCATCGCCACGCAGCCGCCGCCTACGGAGCGCCGAAGCCAACGTCCGAG AGAAGATGACGTCGTCGTCACTGTAGCCGAAGAACAGGAGGCCCGGAACGAGGCCGGTCCTGAGGGCGTCCCCGAGACAACCGTCGCAGCGACGGCAGCGCCTTCTCTTTCCGCTCCCGttccgcagcagcagcaacgcagGGTGCGCAAGCAGGCAACGCGCATCGCCCACCGCCTACGGCAGCAACATGAACGCCGAGAAGCG GCGCTTCCCCGCGTCGTCGAAGCGGGTTTCGCTGACCGACCCCCGCCCGGCGAGTCTTCTGCGAGTGCCCCGGGATTCACGTGGGTGCTGTCCTCGCTGGCCGGTGCCTTCGTAACTGTCTCCGTCCTCATCGGCGTGGTTGGCTTCTTCGTCGTCAACATTC ACTCGGGCTGGTCAGCAGCGGCCGGCAGGGACGGCGTCCGCACGTCGGTTGTGTGCTACTGGAACTCCTCCAGCCTGCTGCGGGCAGCGCCCAAGGACTACGACCTGGGAAAGCTGTGCGCCCACTGCTGCACCCACCTCGTCTACATGACCGCCCAGCTGAACCCCGACGGACAGCAGCTGCGGTTCCCCGAAGACGACACCG GGCTCAAGTCGGTGCGCGACATGGACGCGTTGAAGACGAGCCACCCGCAGTTGAAGCTCGTGCTCTCCCTGCGGTTGGAGGGATCTGGGGTGCACAACCTAACCGTCGGCGCTGAGGCGCCGTCCATGCGCATCCAGCTCGCCGAACGCGTGGGCCACTGGCTGTCCGAGTTCAACTTCGACGGCATCGAGATCGACTGGGACCGGCTGCCGGTTGACCTCAAACCCATCTACGTGGACTTCGTCAGG GCGATGCGTATCGAGATGAAGAAGGTCCGCCTGCTGACCCTAGTCAGCGTCCACATGAAGTGGGGGCCTTCGTACGACGTGGAAGCCCTTCACGG CTTGAGCGACCTGCTGATCGTGCACGCGTACTCCAAGGAGGACGCCCCCAAGACCGCCGTACCGCCGATCATCTTCAAGGAAGACCTG GTGGAGGCGTGCGAGGCGTTTCTGGGAGACCTACGGTCGCGACAACGGGTGGCCCTGGCGTTGCCCCTGTTCGGTTACGCCTACAGGCTACGAAATAGCGCGCGGTACGAGCTGCGCGCCGCAGTCCGGGGTCCAGCACCTCCGGGACCGTACACCGACGAGCGGGGGCTACTCGCCTATTTCGAG ATCTGCCTGGAGTTCAGCTCCGACCTGTGGGTTTCGCTGTACGACAAGGAAGCTGACTGCAAGATCGCCGTCAACAGGGACAAGGGGCAGTGGATCGGATACGACAACAAGGCCACCATTCTCAACAAG GTGCTGTTCGCCAAGCGCATGCGCATGGGCGGCATCGCCGTGGTGACCGTCGACATGGACGATTACAACGGCGACTGCGGTCAGCGCAATGTGCTGCTCGGTCAGCTGCACAACGCACTCAATGAACTTGACCGGCCAATCAAGCGGCTATCGGCCAATCTCAGCTTGCCCCCGCAAGCGCCGACCACTGGTGCCGCCGGGTCCAGCAAGGGGACCACGGTGAACGCCTGA